One Pyrus communis chromosome 4, drPyrComm1.1, whole genome shotgun sequence genomic region harbors:
- the LOC137732632 gene encoding uncharacterized protein: MKGSSSSSELKAPVFDGENYDFWRIKMTTIFKSYDLWDMVQYGYKLPEMEVDALEEDLTETQLKTLKQNRMENARALGIIQGAVSDTIFPRIANKEIAKGAWEVLQQEYRGDTKVRKVKLQSLRRDFEYTRMRENELLKDYFTRLFDVVNKMKTYGEDLLNERIVQKLLISLTKPYDSIVSVIEETKDIETLSVQDVMASLRAFDQRLERHADFAPEKAFNHSMLDLVVKLVQANKNHSGRARTRNWKEMGIKTLDLTKATTQIKVQEPSSNASIMTNSILESVGSRTSLDATNAIGLGTS; encoded by the coding sequence ATGAAGGGATCCAGTAGTAGCAGTGAGCTAAAAGCTCCAGTCTTTGATGGGGAGAATTATGATTTTTGGAGAATAAAAATGACAACCATTTTCAAGTCCTATGATCTATGGGATATGGTTCAATACGGGTATAAACTACCTGAGATGGAGGTCGATGCTCTAGAGGAGGACCTCACAGAAACACAACTCAAAACACTGAAGCAGAACCGAATGGAGAATGCTAGAGCACTTGGAATCATCCAAGGTGCTGTCTCAGACACCATTTTCCCGAGGATAGCAAATAAAGAGATTGCAAAGGGAGCTTGGGAAGTTTTACAGCAAGAGTACAGAGGAGACACCAAAGTCAGAAAGGTAAAACTTCAATCCCTTAGAAGAGATTTCGAGTATACAAGAATGAGGGAAAATGAGTTgctaaaagactactttactaggCTATTTGATGTTGTAAACAAGATGAAAACATATGGTGAGGACCTGCTTAATGAAAGAATTGTCCAAAAACTGTTGATTAGTTTAACTAAACCTTATGATTCAATAGTGAGTGTCATTGAAGAAACCAAAGACATTGAAACTCTTAGTGTGCAAGATGTGATGGCATCTTTAAGAGCTTTTGACCAAAGGCTTGAGAGGCATGCTGATTTTGCACCTGAGAAAGCTTTCAATCACTCAATGTTGGATTTAGTAGTCAAGCTAGTGCAAGCAAACAAAAACCACAGTGGAAGGGCAAGAACAAGAAATTGGAAGGAAATGGGTATCAAAACTCTAGACCTAACCAAGGCAACTACTCAAATAAAGGTCCAAGAACCAAGCAGCAATGCAAGCATTATGACAAATTCCATCTTAGAGAGTGTTGGTTCAAGGACAAGCCTAGATGCCACAAATGCAATAGGTTTGGGCACATCATGA